The following coding sequences lie in one Capsicum annuum cultivar UCD-10X-F1 chromosome 5, UCD10Xv1.1, whole genome shotgun sequence genomic window:
- the LOC107853706 gene encoding putative MO25-like protein At5g47540: MKGLLFKSKPKTPVELVRSTRDLVMYIQRSHSDVRESKREEKMMELGKTIRELKCVLYGNGQSEPVSDACSQLTQEFFREDTLRLLINVLPKLNLEARKDATQVVANLQRQQVQSRLIACDYLEANIDLMDLLVTGYENTDMALHYGTMLRECIRHQSVARYVLEPVHVKKFFDYIQLPNFDIAADAAATFKELLTRHKSTVAEFLSKNYDWFFAEYNSKLLESSNYITRRQAIKLLGDILLDRSNSAVMTRYVSSRDNLRILMNLLRESSKSIQIEAFHVFKLFAANKNKPSDIVNILVANRSKLLRLFADFKTEKEDEQFEADKAQVVKEIAALETKELS, from the exons ATGAAGGGATTATTGTTTAAATCGAAGCCGAAAACTCCAGTAGAATTAGTTCGTTCGACTCGTGATCTCGTTATGTATATACAGCGAAGTCATTCTGATGTTCGCGAaagtaagagagaagaaaag ATGATGGAGTTAGGCAAGACAATTCGGGAATTAAAGTGTGTTCTTTACGGGAATGGTCAATCAGAACCTGTCTCTGACGCTTGTTCTCAGCTGACTCAAGAATTCTTTAGAGAAGACACTCTACGGCTGCTGATTAATGTTCTTCCAAAACTGAATTTAGAG GCTCGTAAAGATGCTACTCAAGTAGTTGCGAATCTGCAAAGACAGCAGGTTCAATCGCGGTTGATTGCTTGCGATTACTTGGAAGCTAACATTGATCTGATGGATCTATTAGTAACAGG GTATGAGAATACAGATATGGCTTTGCATTATGGTACAATGCTAAGGGAATGCATCCGACACCAGAGTGTTGCAAG GTATGTCTTGGAACCAGTGCATGTGAAGAAGTTTTTTGATTATATCCAGCTGCCAAATTTTGACATTGCTGCTGATGCCGCTGCAACTTTTAAG GAACTCTTGACGAGGCACAAATCAACAGTTGCTGAGTTTCTTTCGAAGAATTATGACTGG TTCTTTGCGGAGTATAACTCAAAACTGCTCGAATCCAGTAATTACATCACCAGAAGACAAGCTATCAAG CTTTTGGGAGATATCCTGCTCGACCGCTCAAACTCTGCCGTAATGACGCGTTACGTCAGTTCAAGAGACAACTTAAGGATCCTTATGAATCTTCTCAGG GAGTCGAGCAAGAGTATCCAGATAGAAGCATTCCATGTTTTCAAG TTATTTGCTGCAAACAAGAACAAGCCTTCAGATATCGTTAACATCCTCGTCGCAAACAGAAGCAAGCTTCTGCGTCTCTTTGCCGATTTTAAGACTGAAAAAG AGGATGAGCAATTTGAGG